TGCGCCGTGTTCGGCTTCGCAGGGTCCCTGGTTTCGCTGTTCATCTCCAAGTGGATGGCGAAGATGAGCACCGGCACCCAGATCATCACCCAGCCGCGTACTCGCCATGAGCAGTGGCTGCTGCAAACGGTCGAGGAGCTGTCCCGCGAGGCTGGCATCAAAATGCCCGAAGTGGGTATTTTCCCGGCTTACGAGGCCAACGCCTTCGCCACCGGCTGGAACCGCAACGACGCCCTGGTGGCTGTTTCCCAAGGCCTGCTGGAGCGTTTCTCGCCCGATGAAGTGCGCGCCGTACTGGCCCACGAAATCGGCCATGTGGCCAACGGTGACATGGTCACACTGGCACTGGTGCAGGGCGTTGTGAACACCTTCGTGATGTTCTTCGCCCGCATCATCGGCAACTTTGTCGACAAGGTAATCTTCAAGAACGAAGAAGGCCAGGGCATTGCCTATTACGTGGCGACCATCGTTGCCGAACTGATCCTGGGCATTCTGGCCAGCATGATCGTCATGTGGTTCTCGCGCCGCCGCGAGTACCGTGCCGACGAGGCCGGTGCACGGCTGGCCGGCACCCAGGCAATGATCGGCGCCCTGCAGCGCCTGCGCGTGGAGCAAGGCCTGCCGGTGCACATGCCGGACACCATGAAGGCCTTTGGCATCAACGGCGGCCTCAAGCACGGCCTGGCTGGCCTGCTGATGAGCCACCCGCCGCTGGAAGAGCGCATCGAGGCGTTGCAGCGCCGCGGTTGATAGCTGAACAGCAAGAAGGGCGACGTAAGTCGCCCTTTTTGTTTGCCTGTATCGGCCTCTTCGCGGGTATCGCAGTGCCTGTGGGAGCGGGTTTACCCGCGAAGAGGCCGGCAAAGGCTGTACAGCAATCAGAACTGCACGCGATATACCCGTTCAACCAGGCTGTTTACGCCCGCCTCAACAAATTTCGGACTCTCTGCGACAATCTCCTTCTCTTGTAATACATGCACCTCCCAGCCGGAAAAGTCTCGTACCTCTCCATCCCCCACGGAGAACGGCGGGCCAGCCATCATCGCCTGGTCATAGTCCAGGGTCACCAACAACCCTTGAACCCCGCCCGGCAGCACCTGCCCCAGTAACTTCATGTACTGCGCCCGCATCTGCGGTGGCAAGGCAATCAGCGCAGCACGGTCATAAACTCCCGTGCAATCGGCCAAATCCTCTGCCCGCAAGGCAAAAAAATCGCCACACCACAGTTCGATGTCACCACTGCGCCAGGCTTCGAATGCTCCCCGCTGCGTGACCTGCGCCTTCAGCCCCTGCTCACGGAAAAAGGCCTCCACCGCCCGCCGCGACAGTTCCACCCCCAACACCCGGTGCCCCTGCCCCGCCAACCACACCATGTCCAGGCTTTTGCCGCACAACGGCACCAGAACGCGGCTGCCCGCCGGCAAACCCAAGGCCGGCCAGTGCTGTTGCAGGTAAGGGTTGGCATTGGCCTGATGAAACCCGATCTGGTTATCCGCCCACTTGCGGTGCCAAAACGCCGCGTCCATGTTCACTCCTGATTTTTCGATAATTCGGGTATAAAACTTATATTGGATATCGATCGTTAACTGATCGAAGATGACTGCATCTTAACCCTCAGGACGCCACCATGCTGCCCAGCCTGTTCATTTCCCACGGTTCCCCCATGCTCGCCCTGCAGCCCGGCGCCAGCGGGCCAGCATTGGCCGCATTGGCCAATGCGCTGCCGCGCCCCAAGGCAATCGTTGTGGTATCGGCGCACTGGGAAAGCCGTGAGCTGCTGGTGACCGCAGGGGAGCACCCTGAAACCTGGCATGACTTTTACGGCTTTCCGGCTGCGCTGTATGCGGTGAAGTATCCGGCGCCGGGTGAACCGCAACTGGCTGCACAGGTTGGCGCGTTGTTGACGGCAGCAGGCCTGCCCGCGCGCCTGGACGCCCAGCGGCCCTTCGACCACGGCGCTTGGGTACCGCTCTCATTGATGTACCCGGACGCGGGCATTCCGGTGATTCAGGTTTCGCTGCCCAGTCAGGCCGGCCCTGCACTGCAGATCAAGGTGGGCGAGGCACTGGCGGCGTTGCGTGAGGAAGGCATCTTGCTGGTTGGGTCCGGCAGCATCACGCATAACCTGGGTGAGCTGGACTGGCACGCCGGGCCGGATGTGATTGAGCCTTGGGCGTTGGCGTTTCGGGATTGGGTGGTAGAGCGGCTGGGCGAGGATGATCGGGTGGCGTTGCTGGATTATCGGCAGTTGGCGCCGTTTGCGGTGCGTAACCATCCCAGTGATGAGCATTTGTTGCCGTTGTTTTTTGCCTTGGGAGCCGGAGGTAAATTTGGGGTGGTGCACCAGGGGTTCACCTTAGGGGCACTGGGGATGGATATTTACCGGTTCGACTGAAGATTGCCGGGGGCGCTTCGCGCCCCTTTCCGACCGGTCCGGCGTCCCGGCAAGGCCGCTCCCACAAGAGATCGCGCAGCTACAACTTCGCACAGGCAAAAAAATCCCCGACCTAAGCCGGGGATTTTTTATTGCAGCAAGATCAATCTTCGCGGTAGCGACGCAGCTTCAGCTGCTTGCCAGCAACGCGAGTGTCCTTGAGCTTGGTCAGCAGACGCTCCAGGCCATCTTCCGGCAGCTCGATCAGGCTGAAGCTGTCGCGCACCTGGATGCGGCCGATGGCATCACGCGCCAGGCCACCTTCGTTCAGGATCGCGCCCAGCAGGTTCTTGGCAGCGATACCGTCACGGGCACCCAAGGCAGTGCGGCAACGCACACGGCCTTCAGCCAGCGGCATCGGGGCACGGCGCTCGCGGTCACCACCACGGTCACCACGGTCGCTGCGCTCACCACGCTCAGGGCGCTCGCCACGCGGGGCAAAGCTCGGTACCAGCGGTTGCTCGCGCTCAACGGTCGCCAGGTCCAGCGCCTGGCCATTGGTGGCCTTGCGCAGCAGAGCGGCAGACAGGGCACGAGCGCTGCAGCCCAGGTCGGCAGTCAGGCGGTCGAACAGGTCGCCATGGGTGGCTTCCGCTTCGGCTACCAGCGGCGCCAGGCTGGTGGTCAGCTTCTTGATGCGGGCATCCAGCACAGCCTGGGCGTTAGGCAGACGCGCTTCGGCAACTTTCTGACCGGTAACGCGCTCGATCACTTGCAGCATGCGGCGCTCACGCGGGGTGACCAGCAGCAGCGCACGGCCATCGCGACCGGCACGGCCGGTACGGCCGATACGGTGCACGTAGGACTCCGGGTCGTACGGCATGTCGACGTTGAACACGTGGGTGATACGCGGTACGTCCAGGCCACGGGCAGCGACGTCGGTAGCGACGACGATGTCCAGGCGGCCATCCTTGAGCGAGTCGATCACGCGCTCACGCTGGTTCTGGGCGATGTCACCGTTCAGCGCGGCAGCCTTGTAACCTTTGGCTTCCAGTGCGGCGGCCAGGTCCAGGGTGGCTTGCTTGGTACGCACGAAGGCGATCAGCGCGTCGAACTCTTCCACTTCCAGCAAACGCAGAACAGCCGGGATCTTCTGGTCGGCGTGGACCATCAGGTGGGCCTGCTCGATCGCGGTAACGGTCTGGGTTTTGCTCTGGATCTTGACGTGCTTCGGCTCGCGCAGGTGACGCTCGGCGATGGAACGGATCGAAGACGGCAGGGTGGCCGAGAACAGCACGGTCTGGCGGGTGGCAGGGATGGCGTCGAAGATCACTTCGAGGTCGTCCATGAAGCCCAGCTTGAGCATTTCGTCGGCTTCGTCCAGTACCAGGTACTGCACGGTGGACAGGACTTTTTCGTCACGACGCAGGTGGTCGCACAGGCGGCCCGGCGTAGCGACGACGATTTGCGCGCCGTTGCGAATGGCACGCAGTTGTGGGCCCATCGGGGCACCACCGTAAACGGCCACCACGTTAACGCCCGGCATTTGCTTGGCGTAGGTTTCGAAAGCGGTGGCTACTTGCAGCGCCAACTCACGGGTTGGCGCCAGGATCAGGGCTTGCGGTTCGCGCTTGCTCACATCGATCTTGTTGAGGATCGGCAGGGCGAAGGCAGCGGTCTTGCCGGTG
The genomic region above belongs to Pseudomonas sp. PSKL.D1 and contains:
- the htpX gene encoding protease HtpX — translated: MMRILLFVATNLAVVLVASITLSLFGFNGFMAANGVDLNLSSLLVFCAVFGFAGSLVSLFISKWMAKMSTGTQIITQPRTRHEQWLLQTVEELSREAGIKMPEVGIFPAYEANAFATGWNRNDALVAVSQGLLERFSPDEVRAVLAHEIGHVANGDMVTLALVQGVVNTFVMFFARIIGNFVDKVIFKNEEGQGIAYYVATIVAELILGILASMIVMWFSRRREYRADEAGARLAGTQAMIGALQRLRVEQGLPVHMPDTMKAFGINGGLKHGLAGLLMSHPPLEERIEALQRRG
- a CDS encoding thiopurine S-methyltransferase; this translates as MDAAFWHRKWADNQIGFHQANANPYLQQHWPALGLPAGSRVLVPLCGKSLDMVWLAGQGHRVLGVELSRRAVEAFFREQGLKAQVTQRGAFEAWRSGDIELWCGDFFALRAEDLADCTGVYDRAALIALPPQMRAQYMKLLGQVLPGGVQGLLVTLDYDQAMMAGPPFSVGDGEVRDFSGWEVHVLQEKEIVAESPKFVEAGVNSLVERVYRVQF
- a CDS encoding DODA-type extradiol aromatic ring-opening family dioxygenase — translated: MLPSLFISHGSPMLALQPGASGPALAALANALPRPKAIVVVSAHWESRELLVTAGEHPETWHDFYGFPAALYAVKYPAPGEPQLAAQVGALLTAAGLPARLDAQRPFDHGAWVPLSLMYPDAGIPVIQVSLPSQAGPALQIKVGEALAALREEGILLVGSGSITHNLGELDWHAGPDVIEPWALAFRDWVVERLGEDDRVALLDYRQLAPFAVRNHPSDEHLLPLFFALGAGGKFGVVHQGFTLGALGMDIYRFD